The following proteins are encoded in a genomic region of Arachis ipaensis cultivar K30076 chromosome B02, Araip1.1, whole genome shotgun sequence:
- the LOC107621926 gene encoding putative disease resistance protein At3g14460, with protein MAGALVGGAFLSGFINVLFDRLLTKDAVNLVLGKKLGPDLVERLKTALLGAEALVADAELKQFGNPSVRKWLDSLRDAVYCADDLLDAVLLKATTQKNATSSWSLSFFINRDRDEMVDKMEGMVRRIEDLGKQKDFLGLEKIPTGSSSWRTPTSSLVRGSVYGREDDQKALVQMLIDNSEHHLSVIAIVGIGGVGKTTLAQWLYNNQEEFMKGFDLKAWVCVSEKFEVVETTRNVIKEISPDAQGLEHFNSLHSALKEELSNKKFLIVLDDVWSDDGDKWSNFMTPFQQNGNKGSIVLLTTREENVASAVQNCRPYFLKKLSEDYCWSVFAENASFPESNGRAALEEIGRKIVKKCDGLPLAAETLGRLLRTKHDVEEWNKILMSDIWEFSVEKSKIIPALLISYFHLSPYLKRCFVYCALFPKDYKFEKDELILLWMAEDLLPPPKRGESLEEVGCECFDELTSRLFFTKSKDFGDYFVMHDLLHDLAIFLAVDLSHCSSKLYNSISKVESLRTLLLYGGFSSPNCNIEAATCEILSKCKYLRVLSLTKLDEVLNLIGELIHLRYLDLSWTYTKTLPESLCNLCNLQTLKLNHCSKLTTLPSGLHNLVNLRHLDIRKISLEEMPRKMSKLNQLHILSYFVVGKHKDNGIQELGGLENLHGSVEIKKLENIVDVNEAKRAKIMDMKHIDELCLQWSSGDDLVSSTQQERDMLDNLQPQNGLKELRIWGYKGTIFPDWLGNCSYEYMTRISLKSCKNCCMLPSLGQLPSLKSLRIEGFHQLRSIGEEFYKNEGDHHSSHIAPFPSLKTLIFYNMACWEVWHVAESETFPQLRKLQIRRCPMLKEEMRNQVFFRIVSSLSDVSKVRKLLIDDHFIERHTEDMFLDGDTLRIGGSESVRESALKAMISMNHLRCLQEIHISGCRKLEFPQLQQHKYDLVELQIQHSCDSLTSLSLDVFPNLKNLKIEGCRNLESVSMSEAPHAALQRLSITLCQKLVSFAGGLAAPNLTHLNVSRCSKLEALPRDMKSLLPSLQSLEINGCPNLCRLPEGGLPPNLRSLEVGICEQQMRDLSWVANLHALTHLTISGYYCDNIKSYPEVGSLPHLPSLTTLYIEYFDNLETLECNELLHLTSLQQLHIDWCPKIENMQGEKLPPSLLLLRIQKCPLLGEHCKNKHQLIWPKISHIPTIQVKNLSDTDSE; from the coding sequence ATGGCTGGTGCACTTGTTGGTGGAGCTTTCCTCTCTGGCTTCATTAACGTTCTCTTTGACAGGCTCCTTACAAAAGATGCGGTCAACTTGGTCCTGGGAAAGAAGCTTGGCCCTGACTTGGTTGAAAGGCTGAAGACTGCTCTGTTGGGTGCTGAAGCTCTTGTTGCTGATGCTGAGCTGAAGCAGTTTGGTAATCCATCTGTGAGGAAGTGGCTCGATAGTCTCCGGGATGCTGTTTACTGTGCTGACGACTTGCTGGATGCGGTCCTCCTCAAAGCCACCACTCAAAAGAATGCAACTTCTTCCTGGTCCCTTAGCTTCTTCATCAACCGAGATAGGGATGAAATGGTAGACAAGATGGAAGGGATGGTTAGAAGAATAGAGGATCTTGGAAAACAAAAAGATTTCCTTGGTCTTGAAAAGATTCCCACTGGTAGCTCATCATGGAGGACTCCGACCAGTTCTCTTGTAAGAGGGAGTGTGTATGGCAGGGAGGATGACCAGAAGGCCTTAGTCCAGATGCTGATTGACAACAGTGAGCATCACCTGTCTGTGATCGCTATTGTTGGCATAGGTGGGGTTGGTAAAACAACTTTAGCCCAATGGCTGTACAACAATCAGGAGGAGTTCATGAAGGGATTTGATCTGAAAGCATGGGTTTGCGTTTCGGAGAAGTTTGAAGTTGTTGAGACTACAAGGAATGTTATAAAGGAGATCTCTCCAGATGCTCAGGGTCTTGAGCATTTCAATTCACTTCACAGTGCTTTGAAAGAAGAATTGTCGAATAAGAAGTTCCTTATTGTTCTGGATGATGTTTGGAGTGATGATGGTGACAAATGGAGTAATTTTATGACCCCTTTCCAACAAAATGGGAATAAGGGAAGTATTGTTCTTCTGACTACTCGGGAGGAAAATGTTGCTTCCGCAGTTCAAAATTGTCGCCCTTATTTTCTCAAGAAGTTGTCGGAGGACTATTGTTGGTCAGTGTTTGCAGAAAATGCTTCTTTTCCAGAATCAAATGGGAGAGCAGCACTTGAAGAAATAGGCAGAAAGATTGTCAAGAAATGTGATGGCTTGCCATTAGCTGCAGAAACACTTGGTCGCTTGTTACGTACAAAGCATGATGTTGAGGAATGGAACAAGATACTAATGAGTGATATTTGGGAATTTTCGGTGGAGAAGAGTAAGATTATTCCAGCATTACTGATAAGTTACTTCCATCTTTCTCCATATTTAAAGCGTTGTTTTGTTTATTGTGCTTTATTTCCCAAGGATTATAAATTTGAGAAAGATGAATTAATCCTTTTGTGGATGGCAGAAGATCTTTTACCACCACCAAAGAGAGGAGAGAGTTTAGAAGAAGTTGGTTGTGAGTGTTTTGATGAACTTACTTCCAGATTATTTTTCACGAAGAGTAAAGACTTTGGTGATTATTTTGTGATGCATGATCTGTTGCATGATTTAGCAATATTCCTTGCTGTAGATTTAAGTCATTGTAGCTCAAAACTTTATAATTCTATTTCTAAAGTAGAATCTTTGAGAACATTATTATTGTATGGCGGTTTCTCATCTCCCAACTGCAACATTGAAGCGGCAACATGTGAGATATTATCAAAGTGTAAATACTTGAGAGTTTTATCCCTTACAAAACTTGATGAGGTGCTTAATTTAATAGGAGAATTGATCCATCTGCGCTACTTGGATCTCTCTTGGACTTATACCAAGACATTGCCAGAGTCTTTGTGCAACTTGTGTAATTTGCAAACATTGAAGTTGAATCATTGTTCTAAGCTAACTACGCTGCCTAGTGGTTTGCATAATCTTGTGAATTTGCGGCATCTTGATATTAGAAAAATCTCTTTGGAAGAAATGCCCAGAAAAATGAGCAAATTGAATCAGTTGCACATTTTAAGTTACTTTGTCGTTGGCAAGCACAAAGACAACGGAATCCAGGAGTTAGGAGGGCTGGAAAATCTTCATGGATCCGTTGAGATTAAGAAGTTGGAGAATATTGTTGATGTGAATGAAGCAAAGAGGGCAAAGATAATGGATATGAAGCACATTGATGAATTATGTTTGCAATGGTCTTCAGGTGATGATTTGGTTTCAAGTACACAACAAGAAAGAGACATGCTCGACAACTTGCAACCGCAGAATGGGTTGAAAGAGTTGAGAATATGGGGATACAAGGGTACAATATTTCCAGATTGGTTGGGGAACTGTTCCTACGAATATATGACACGTATATCTCTAAAGTCTTGCAAGAATTGCTGCATGCTGCCTTCACTTGGACAGCTGCCATCTCTCAAGTCCCTGCGCATTGAAGGTTTCCATCAGCTGAGGAGTATTGGCGAGGAGTTTTACAAGAATGAAGGAGATCATCATTCTTCGCATATTGCACCGTTTCCCTCATTGAAGACTTTGATATTTTATAACATGGCATGTTGGGAGGTGTGGCACGTAGCTGAGTCGGAAACTTTTCCTCAACTTAGGAAGCTTCAAATAAGAAGATGCCCAATGTTGAAGGAAGAGATGCGTAATCAGGTATTCTTCAGAATAGTTTCTTCTTTGTCGGATGTTTCCAAAGTTCGCAAACTACTTATAGACGACCATTTTATAGAACGGCACACCGAGGACATGTTTCTTGATGGGGATACTTTAAGAATTGGGGGAAGTGAATCTGTGAGGGAGTCTGCATTGAAGGCAATGATCAGCATGAACCATCTACGTTGCCTCCAAGAAATACACATCTCAGGGTGTAGAAAACTAGAATTCCCGCAGCTACAGCAGCACAAGTATGATTTGGTAGAGCTACAAATACAACACAGCTGTGATTCACTGACCTCCTTGTCGTTGGACGTCTTTCCCAATCTCAAGAATCTCAAGATAGAAGGGTGTAGGAATCTGGAATCAGTGTCAATGTCAGAGGCACCACACGCTGCTCTTCAACGTCTCTCCATTACTCTCTGCCAAAAATTAGTGTCATTTGCAGGAGGACTGGCTGCACCCAACTTGACTCATCTCAATGTTAGCAGGTGCTCAAAGTTGGAGGCATTACCACGTGACATGAAGAGTCTACTCCCAAGTTTACAGTCCCTCGAGATAAATGGTTGCCCAAACCTTTGCAGGTTGCCAGAGGGTGGTTTGCCGCCTAACTTGAGATCACTTGAGGTGGGAATTTGCGAACAACAAATGAGGGATCTGTCATGGGTGGCCAACTTGCACGCCCTCACTCATCTTACCATTTCAGGTTATTACTGCGACAACATAAAGTCATACCCAGAGGTGGGTTCGTTGCCTCACCTTCCCTCCCTTACCACTCTTTATATTGAATACTTTGATAATCTGGAGACATTGGAGTGCAACGAGCTTCTCCACCTCACCTCCCTTCAACAACTACACATAGATTGGTGTCCAAAGATAGAGAATATGCAAGGAGAAAAGCTGCCTCCCTCTCTCTTGCTACTGAGAATTCAaaagtgtcctttgctgggagaACACTGCAAGAACAAGCATCAACTAATCTGGCCCAAGATTTCCCACATCCCCACCATTCAAGTCAAAAACCTTTCCGACACAGATTCTGAGTAG